The Spirosoma radiotolerans genome has a window encoding:
- a CDS encoding family 43 glycosylhydrolase has protein sequence MRFLFSFFLLIGILLFGIQPAVGQQKPSVARPSVARTYCNPMDISYRYNFEQLNEKISYRSGADPVIINHKNEYYLFVTIQGGWWHSKDLVNWRYIVPDKWPMEDMCAPAALSVRDTMYLFQSTFEQRPIFYSTEPEKGKLKFLNRWMPRLPKDIGPWDPALFHDDDTDKWYMYWGSSNVYPLFGAELDKKRNLTYAGNNPAESYKAMLWLDPYKHGWERFGPNHSDPFKPFMEGAWMTKYKGTYYLQYSAPGTEYNVYGNGTYVSKDPLGPFEYAPYNPIAYKPGGFATGCGHGNTFQDNFGNYWNTGTTWIGHNWGMERRIVMNPAGFDKDNQLFVNTRFGDFPHYLATKAGQNSDELFTGWMLLSYRKPAVASSTFKASAVDSLSADKTTDENPRTFWVAAQNKPGETLTLDLGAERDVRAVQVDYIDYRQTIYDSDSTVYTQFKILTSTDNKKWTVVADLTDTAERKEPKRDRACAYMELEKPARARYVRYEHGYVAGSHLAINAFRVFGNGLGKAPATPASLTVKRQKDQRNADLSWSKVPGAVGYNIRWGIAPDKLYQTYQFWNDQPNTFELRALNVGVPYYFAIEAFDENGVSTLSNVIDDGSGLGKK, from the coding sequence GTGCGATTCCTATTCTCATTTTTCCTGCTGATCGGCATTCTTCTTTTCGGTATCCAGCCAGCAGTTGGGCAGCAGAAACCAAGCGTGGCCCGACCAAGCGTGGCCCGTACGTATTGCAATCCGATGGATATTAGTTATCGGTACAATTTCGAGCAGTTGAATGAAAAGATTTCTTACCGCTCCGGGGCCGACCCGGTCATTATCAACCACAAAAACGAGTACTACCTTTTTGTAACTATACAGGGTGGCTGGTGGCACTCGAAAGATTTAGTGAACTGGCGGTACATTGTCCCCGACAAATGGCCGATGGAGGATATGTGCGCCCCGGCGGCTCTTTCCGTCCGCGACACGATGTACCTGTTTCAGTCCACATTTGAGCAACGCCCTATTTTTTATTCGACAGAACCGGAGAAAGGAAAACTCAAATTTCTGAATCGCTGGATGCCACGTCTACCCAAAGATATTGGCCCCTGGGACCCGGCCTTGTTCCACGACGATGACACCGACAAATGGTATATGTACTGGGGCTCATCGAACGTATACCCGCTTTTTGGGGCTGAGCTGGACAAAAAACGCAACCTGACGTATGCCGGAAATAATCCGGCAGAATCGTACAAGGCTATGCTCTGGCTCGATCCGTACAAACATGGCTGGGAACGCTTCGGCCCCAATCACTCGGACCCATTCAAGCCATTTATGGAAGGTGCCTGGATGACCAAGTATAAAGGCACTTATTACCTGCAGTACAGCGCTCCGGGCACAGAATACAATGTATACGGTAACGGTACCTATGTAAGTAAAGACCCGCTGGGCCCGTTCGAATATGCGCCATACAACCCCATTGCCTACAAACCGGGCGGGTTTGCTACGGGCTGCGGGCACGGCAACACGTTTCAGGACAATTTCGGTAATTACTGGAACACAGGCACGACCTGGATTGGTCATAACTGGGGCATGGAACGACGTATTGTGATGAATCCGGCCGGCTTTGACAAAGACAATCAGTTGTTTGTCAACACGCGGTTCGGTGATTTTCCGCACTACCTGGCCACAAAAGCCGGGCAGAATAGCGACGAACTATTTACAGGCTGGATGCTCCTTTCCTACCGCAAACCAGCGGTTGCTTCGTCTACGTTCAAAGCATCGGCCGTCGATAGCCTGTCGGCCGATAAAACGACGGACGAAAATCCGCGAACGTTCTGGGTAGCGGCTCAGAATAAACCCGGCGAAACCCTAACCCTCGACCTGGGTGCCGAACGCGACGTTCGGGCGGTGCAGGTGGACTACATTGATTATCGCCAAACCATTTATGATTCCGATTCGACGGTGTACACGCAGTTCAAAATACTAACCTCGACGGATAACAAAAAGTGGACAGTCGTCGCCGACCTGACCGATACGGCAGAACGCAAAGAGCCCAAACGCGACCGGGCCTGCGCTTATATGGAACTGGAAAAACCAGCTCGGGCACGCTATGTGCGTTATGAACATGGGTATGTAGCCGGATCGCATTTGGCCATTAATGCGTTTCGGGTATTTGGCAATGGCTTGGGAAAGGCCCCAGCTACCCCCGCATCCTTAACGGTCAAACGACAGAAAGACCAGCGCAATGCCGATCTTTCCTGGAGCAAAGTGCCGGGCGCAGTGGGCTATAACATACGCTGGGGCATTGCTCCTGATAAACTTTATCAAACGTATCAGTTCTGGAACGACCAGCCAAATACATTCGAGTTACGGGCGCTGAATGTTGGCGTACCCTATTACTTTGCCATCGAAGCCTTTGACGAAAACGGCGTATCGACATTAAGCAACGTGATTGATGATGGTTCTGGATTAGGCAAGAAGTGA
- a CDS encoding GNAT family N-acetyltransferase, translated as MTLSFRNDQPEVAINVLREVGQWLVDNDRELWNVDELTAENLLDEYTTNNLYVMYADQNSGVEPEPAAVFILQWEDPLYWPEVPANTSGFIHKLAIRRPFKGQNLFAEIINFCREECLKRGIKTLQLETDATRPKLMQFYERYGFQSTYQRVVHEFGQSFLCQFYILTF; from the coding sequence ATGACACTTTCTTTCCGAAACGATCAGCCGGAAGTGGCCATTAACGTCCTTCGGGAAGTTGGCCAATGGCTTGTCGACAATGATCGCGAACTCTGGAATGTTGACGAACTCACCGCTGAAAACCTGTTGGATGAATACACCACAAACAATCTGTATGTGATGTACGCCGACCAGAACAGCGGAGTGGAGCCAGAACCGGCAGCGGTTTTTATTCTACAATGGGAAGACCCGCTTTACTGGCCTGAGGTACCAGCTAACACCTCGGGCTTTATTCACAAACTCGCGATCCGGCGACCGTTCAAGGGACAAAATTTATTCGCAGAAATCATTAACTTCTGTCGGGAGGAGTGTCTGAAACGCGGTATCAAAACTTTACAGCTCGAAACCGATGCCACGCGGCCCAAGCTGATGCAGTTCTACGAACGGTATGGTTTTCAATCAACGTACCAACGCGTTGTTCATGAATTTGGCCAGTCTTTTCTGTGTCAGTTTTATATCCTGACATTTTAA
- a CDS encoding MFS transporter, translating into MPIRRPARDYRLVHIYAIIFIDVIVGSAVGPILPEFVKGLQRPQLWLAVGTALFLGMQLFSAPLLGKLSDGYGRRPIFIISAVGTFLADCLLLPVRVGYYFANRISDGTTNGMYATVRSAITDISPKESLFKNLGIEGAIISLGFVIGPAASGLLLTTFDVVQGSQARVVAIMAVSLSGLNMVLSWLLRETHPNPPGRSDASVETAALKTELVQALNVHTLWTRLLAKDRQYNGLKKLVMMQLALTLSTGYYFYFVTFVSFGALQMDAKGISYFFMYFGALSVVISYVFYTYIADRINQRRGIFWLALLGVPILGGYGLVGTSMVWLYVLVTIDCLTFSLIQGLIEGLMAQLTTDEDRGEIFGTNQALQGVASFVTTLVFGGLSLLDLRLPFVWFAACLSVVAWLAWERHYIPGTQMRQ; encoded by the coding sequence ATGCCAATCCGCCGGCCTGCCCGCGATTATCGTTTAGTACATATTTATGCCATTATTTTTATTGATGTCATAGTAGGTTCGGCTGTAGGGCCCATTTTGCCGGAATTTGTCAAGGGCCTGCAACGGCCTCAGCTATGGCTGGCAGTGGGTACGGCGCTCTTTCTGGGGATGCAACTGTTCTCGGCACCATTGCTGGGGAAACTATCTGATGGCTATGGCCGACGACCTATTTTCATCATTTCGGCAGTTGGTACATTTCTTGCGGACTGCCTGCTGCTGCCGGTCCGGGTCGGTTATTATTTCGCCAACCGGATAAGCGATGGGACCACAAACGGCATGTACGCCACTGTCCGGTCGGCCATTACGGACATTTCACCCAAAGAAAGCCTGTTTAAAAACCTGGGGATCGAGGGAGCTATTATTTCGCTTGGCTTTGTGATCGGTCCGGCTGCATCAGGGCTGTTGCTCACAACCTTCGATGTTGTGCAGGGCAGCCAGGCCAGGGTCGTGGCGATTATGGCCGTTAGCCTGTCGGGCCTGAATATGGTTCTGAGCTGGCTCCTGCGCGAAACCCATCCTAATCCGCCGGGACGGTCCGACGCTTCGGTTGAAACAGCCGCGCTGAAAACCGAACTGGTTCAAGCACTGAATGTACATACGCTCTGGACACGCCTGCTGGCCAAGGATCGGCAATACAATGGCCTGAAGAAACTGGTCATGATGCAGTTGGCACTTACGCTCAGCACCGGTTATTATTTCTACTTTGTCACCTTCGTTAGTTTTGGGGCATTACAAATGGATGCCAAGGGTATCTCCTATTTCTTCATGTATTTTGGCGCGCTGAGCGTCGTCATCAGCTATGTATTTTATACCTACATCGCCGACCGGATCAACCAGCGACGGGGTATTTTCTGGCTTGCGCTGCTGGGCGTTCCCATTTTAGGTGGCTATGGTCTGGTCGGCACGTCAATGGTTTGGCTGTATGTTCTGGTCACCATCGATTGCCTGACGTTCTCGCTCATTCAGGGGTTGATTGAGGGGCTGATGGCACAGTTGACGACAGATGAAGACCGGGGCGAAATCTTCGGGACTAACCAGGCCCTGCAAGGGGTAGCCAGTTTTGTAACAACACTCGTCTTCGGCGGGTTATCTCTGCTCGACTTACGGCTGCCTTTCGTGTGGTTTGCCGCCTGCTTATCGGTGGTGGCGTGGCTGGCCTGGGAACGGCACTACATTCCTGGCACACAGATGCGTCAATGA
- a CDS encoding YqjF family protein produces MATTFLSAEWRNLIFANYALNRSVLEPLVPYGTELDEFNGICYGSLVGFYFQRVKLLGRIPVPFHTEFEEFNLRFYVRRKTETGWKRGVVFVKEIVPKLAISLVANTLYGEPYATHPMRHRWETDGQTQHIRYEWEVGSTWNHIEVNADQQGHPLVADGEEAFITEHYWGYTRRGVHRTSEYEVVHPTWSIFPVNTYDVHCDIEQLYGRQFAPFFEQPPRSIFLADGSAVTIKSGAAVV; encoded by the coding sequence ATGGCTACTACCTTTTTAAGCGCCGAGTGGCGAAACCTGATCTTTGCCAACTACGCCCTGAATCGGAGCGTATTGGAGCCGCTGGTTCCCTATGGCACCGAGCTGGACGAATTTAATGGTATTTGTTACGGAAGCCTGGTCGGGTTTTATTTCCAGCGGGTGAAATTATTGGGCCGTATACCGGTGCCCTTTCACACGGAATTTGAAGAGTTCAATCTTCGTTTTTATGTTCGACGCAAAACCGAGACCGGCTGGAAACGAGGTGTTGTTTTTGTTAAAGAGATTGTCCCCAAATTAGCTATTTCGCTGGTGGCCAATACACTTTACGGCGAACCGTATGCAACCCACCCGATGCGCCACCGTTGGGAAACCGACGGGCAAACACAGCATATTCGCTACGAATGGGAAGTCGGCTCAACCTGGAATCACATTGAGGTAAACGCCGATCAACAGGGGCACCCGTTGGTAGCCGACGGTGAAGAGGCCTTCATTACGGAGCATTATTGGGGCTATACCCGTCGGGGCGTCCATCGTACTTCGGAGTATGAAGTCGTACATCCGACCTGGTCAATCTTCCCCGTAAATACTTACGACGTGCATTGCGATATAGAGCAATTGTACGGCCGCCAGTTTGCGCCCTTTTTCGAGCAACCGCCCCGTTCGATCTTTCTCGCCGATGGTTCAGCCGTGACGATAAAGTCAGGGGCAGCGGTTGTCTGA
- a CDS encoding beta-L-arabinofuranosidase domain-containing protein — protein MRIISLLLICFAIVNHAHAQPEAIKKNPFAGYINNRKPLRPNPYIELPLGAIKAQGWLKEMLVRQKNGASGHLDELYPLVMGPRNGWLGGDGDQWERGPYWIDGLLPLAYLLDDQELIAKTKPWVEWAIASQQPNGYFGPLKDYPQEAGVQRDNCQDWWPKMVMLKILKQYYSATGDQRVISLMTRYFKYQLQQLPIHPLDHWTFWARYRGGDNLMVVYWLYNITGDAFLLKLADLLHKQTFDYTDGFLNTNFLSQEGSIHCVNLAQGIKEPLIYYQHHADPKYLQAVNKGMADIRRYNGMAHGLYGGDEALHGNNPTQGSELCTAVEMMFSLESMLGITGGVAYADQLEKIAFNALPAQISDDFMGRQYFQQANQVQLTRHIRNFDVNHGGTDGCIGLLTGYPCCTSNMHQGWPKFTQNLWYATGAPGRPDRGLAALLYSPSEVRAFVGNGTEVKFVEETDYPFRETIKFTLTTDEKVKSVAFPFHLRIPAWCAKATVSVNGKRWKESAGNQIIVVSREWKSGDVVELSLPMHVFKNQWYENSISVERGPLTYALKVGEEWKKVVNDKDPIDYGKQYFEVRPTTPWNYGLVDVPDAKMEQSIKVTQAKQVANYPWNLENVPSEIRLKARRIPSWQLYNEMAGPIPYSITYGMVTEKEEEEVILVPYGCTTLRISQFPVLRKRD, from the coding sequence ATGCGAATAATTTCTCTGTTGCTGATTTGTTTTGCCATTGTCAACCATGCCCATGCTCAGCCTGAAGCCATAAAGAAAAACCCATTTGCGGGGTACATCAACAACCGCAAACCCCTGCGGCCCAATCCCTATATCGAATTACCTTTAGGGGCTATCAAAGCACAGGGCTGGTTAAAGGAAATGCTGGTTCGGCAAAAAAATGGAGCTTCGGGTCATCTTGACGAACTGTATCCGCTTGTGATGGGCCCGCGCAATGGCTGGCTCGGTGGAGATGGCGATCAGTGGGAGCGTGGGCCCTACTGGATTGATGGGCTGTTGCCGCTGGCCTACCTGCTGGATGATCAGGAACTGATTGCCAAAACCAAACCCTGGGTAGAATGGGCCATTGCCAGCCAACAGCCTAATGGCTATTTCGGCCCCCTGAAAGACTACCCCCAGGAAGCCGGTGTTCAACGCGACAACTGTCAGGATTGGTGGCCTAAGATGGTGATGCTTAAAATCCTGAAGCAATATTATTCCGCAACCGGCGATCAGCGGGTGATCAGCTTGATGACTCGTTATTTCAAATACCAGTTGCAACAGCTACCGATTCATCCGCTCGACCATTGGACATTCTGGGCACGCTACCGGGGTGGTGATAACCTGATGGTCGTTTACTGGCTATACAACATAACGGGTGATGCTTTCCTGCTCAAACTGGCTGATCTGCTGCATAAGCAAACGTTTGATTATACGGATGGCTTTCTGAATACCAATTTCTTATCGCAGGAGGGAAGTATACACTGCGTGAATCTGGCCCAGGGCATTAAGGAACCACTCATTTATTACCAGCACCATGCCGACCCGAAATACTTACAGGCAGTCAACAAGGGCATGGCCGATATTCGCCGATACAATGGCATGGCGCACGGTTTGTACGGGGGCGACGAAGCACTGCACGGCAACAACCCGACGCAGGGATCAGAATTGTGCACGGCTGTGGAAATGATGTTCAGCCTGGAAAGTATGCTCGGTATTACAGGCGGTGTTGCCTACGCCGACCAGTTGGAAAAAATCGCGTTCAACGCCCTGCCCGCGCAGATTAGCGACGATTTTATGGGTCGCCAGTATTTTCAGCAGGCTAATCAGGTACAGCTTACGCGCCACATCCGGAATTTTGATGTCAATCACGGTGGCACGGATGGGTGCATCGGTTTGCTCACCGGCTATCCCTGCTGCACTTCGAACATGCATCAGGGCTGGCCCAAGTTTACCCAGAACCTCTGGTATGCTACCGGTGCGCCGGGGCGACCTGACAGGGGGCTGGCAGCCTTGTTGTATTCGCCCAGCGAGGTCAGGGCGTTTGTGGGAAATGGTACAGAAGTAAAATTTGTGGAGGAGACAGACTACCCATTCCGCGAAACTATAAAGTTTACATTGACAACCGATGAAAAAGTAAAGTCGGTTGCGTTTCCCTTTCACCTGCGAATTCCCGCCTGGTGTGCAAAAGCGACTGTTTCTGTAAATGGTAAACGCTGGAAGGAGTCGGCTGGTAATCAAATTATTGTGGTATCCCGTGAGTGGAAATCAGGCGATGTTGTAGAGCTTTCATTACCCATGCACGTCTTCAAAAATCAGTGGTACGAGAATTCAATCTCGGTAGAGCGCGGCCCGTTGACCTATGCACTTAAAGTAGGGGAAGAATGGAAAAAAGTGGTTAACGACAAGGACCCTATCGATTATGGAAAACAATATTTTGAAGTTCGCCCCACCACGCCCTGGAACTACGGACTGGTAGATGTTCCGGATGCTAAAATGGAGCAGTCCATTAAGGTAACGCAGGCCAAACAAGTGGCTAACTATCCGTGGAATCTGGAAAATGTACCCAGCGAAATCCGCCTGAAAGCCCGGCGAATCCCCTCCTGGCAATTGTACAACGAAATGGCAGGTCCCATTCCTTACAGCATCACTTATGGTATGGTGACCGAAAAAGAGGAAGAGGAGGTTATTCTGGTTCCATACGGTTGTACGACGCTTCGAATTTCTCAGTTCCCCGTATTGCGAAAAAGGGATTAG
- a CDS encoding carboxypeptidase regulatory-like domain-containing protein has product MNRQRAIVWLTTCLLTWLSTITWAQTTTMLTGYVTDASTGKPMPFANVYLNGTTRGTVTNEQGYYSLSGVPLGTVEVVASFIGYQPHRRIFRLDASPDNKASFRLKPSDQTLATVTVRGNPKKWQQHLRQFKRQLLGEPFGGQCQIMNADALSFHVEDTHLKATASEPLVIENQALGYRLWYDLLYFDGTSQKVYYAGATRFEELKATDERQANRFRRNRMRAYKGSTRHLMASLIDSTYEKEGFLVYQEDLVVPIARNRENRTTLYGSVNGRLKPLRVSELIQPGRLPSERRLVSSRPLVVFYTNATSLYSPYLDARYAYSQIVLPAGQLEMTIDGTVTLPLGAEMQGSLADDRLSTMLPADWTPNPADADPITTGVPVATQGKFMPPDARMNRIATAFNDRFKTLAPVVFLHTDKPLYATGDRLWLSAYVLDAATNRRPLGETAIHADLLTASGKLVQHQWLRVLDGRAVGNFRLSDSLTTGTYRLRAYTDEDDGQRRPAFDRSIAVYNILQGAAAKVVDTARKAVDVQVLPEGGRWLVGLPARLGVKITQPDGHGLLIPGRIVNEEGQEIIKFTTNAVGIGSLVMTPVAGRKYYAEVLYNDMHQLVPLPMADQEGLTLSADVVTDTNRVALGIIGTNKPAKDSVYIVIQQQGRLVDQRKILLENGMARVSLPTAALPAGLNQITLYDATARPQAERLVFIPERVPPVRVILGLNKAHYQPREQAILSVNLNDDGLPVVAALSASITDVGQVPSDTASATIHTHLLLTGELRGRVEQPNQYVQTNSLETRRALDDLLLTQGWRRVSGTPDTELLGGVSLMGRVLNAKNQPIAGAQVMVASTASGQSFVRSAGADERGRFRLAGFAIADTLKLMTQITDRQLKDISAKEAHLVLEGPETSWEPDTIRALPDWVTLRAQLDAARIRQESDADLYRDKTAKLLKEVTVRARKPNERPDYVERMSLHSNADATLVFDDKSPRYTNLYEMIRGKVAGVSVNQNQSGGYQVIIRGVGSLVSSPQPLFLMDGMSIQDNDGTALLSFSPGDIDRIEVLKNGTTAGTYGIRGGNGVIAFYSKRFRPGQEKKEERAGMRPIQVIGYPSVQREFYVPRYEATAEAPSGHIDRRDVLYWKPQLQTDSQGHSQLMFPLSDVVRTIRVVVQGITADGRPVVGAALLHVQ; this is encoded by the coding sequence ATGAATCGTCAGCGCGCTATCGTTTGGTTGACCACCTGTCTGCTAACCTGGCTGAGTACGATTACTTGGGCACAAACCACAACGATGCTTACCGGGTATGTGACCGATGCATCGACGGGGAAACCAATGCCGTTTGCCAATGTCTACCTGAACGGCACGACCCGTGGCACCGTCACCAATGAGCAGGGCTATTATTCCCTGTCGGGGGTTCCCCTCGGCACGGTTGAGGTGGTGGCTTCCTTCATCGGGTATCAACCCCATCGGCGCATCTTCCGGCTGGATGCCAGCCCCGATAATAAAGCTAGTTTTCGGCTGAAACCAAGTGACCAGACACTGGCCACCGTTACGGTTCGGGGGAATCCAAAAAAGTGGCAGCAACACCTCCGGCAGTTTAAACGGCAATTACTTGGTGAACCCTTTGGCGGCCAGTGCCAGATCATGAATGCCGATGCTCTGAGTTTTCATGTAGAGGATACTCATCTGAAAGCAACCGCCAGCGAGCCACTCGTCATTGAAAATCAGGCCTTAGGTTATCGGCTTTGGTACGATTTGCTCTATTTTGACGGAACGTCGCAGAAAGTTTATTATGCCGGGGCCACTCGTTTCGAAGAATTGAAAGCCACCGATGAGCGACAGGCTAACCGCTTTCGACGCAACCGGATGAGAGCCTACAAAGGATCGACCCGGCACTTGATGGCCAGCCTGATCGACAGCACCTATGAGAAAGAGGGCTTTCTGGTCTATCAGGAAGATCTGGTCGTGCCGATCGCCCGAAATCGGGAAAACCGAACTACCCTGTATGGGTCAGTGAATGGTCGCCTGAAACCATTGCGCGTAAGCGAACTGATTCAGCCGGGGCGATTACCCTCCGAACGACGGCTGGTTTCGAGCCGCCCGCTGGTAGTTTTTTATACCAATGCCACATCCCTCTATTCGCCTTACCTGGATGCACGTTACGCTTACTCGCAGATCGTGCTGCCGGCCGGGCAATTGGAGATGACGATCGACGGAACGGTCACACTCCCTCTGGGCGCCGAAATGCAGGGCTCGCTGGCCGATGATCGCCTGTCGACGATGCTGCCTGCCGACTGGACGCCAAATCCTGCCGATGCGGACCCAATCACAACGGGTGTACCTGTTGCTACGCAGGGGAAATTCATGCCGCCCGATGCCCGTATGAATCGAATTGCTACGGCGTTTAATGACCGGTTCAAGACCCTGGCACCGGTTGTGTTTCTGCATACCGACAAACCTTTATACGCGACTGGTGACCGACTCTGGCTTAGTGCTTACGTGCTGGATGCTGCAACCAATCGCCGACCACTGGGCGAAACCGCCATTCATGCTGATCTGCTAACCGCTTCCGGAAAGCTCGTACAGCACCAGTGGCTACGGGTGCTGGATGGACGCGCTGTCGGCAATTTTCGGTTGTCCGATTCGCTGACCACCGGTACATATCGGTTGAGGGCATACACCGATGAGGACGATGGTCAACGCCGACCCGCCTTTGACCGGTCAATTGCGGTCTATAACATACTCCAGGGCGCAGCCGCTAAAGTGGTCGATACGGCCCGGAAGGCAGTGGATGTGCAGGTTTTGCCCGAAGGTGGGCGCTGGCTGGTCGGATTACCCGCCCGGCTGGGCGTTAAAATCACGCAGCCAGATGGGCACGGGCTTCTAATACCGGGCCGGATTGTGAATGAGGAAGGGCAGGAGATTATAAAATTCACGACCAATGCCGTAGGAATAGGCAGCCTTGTGATGACGCCCGTGGCGGGTCGTAAGTATTATGCGGAAGTCCTGTATAATGACATGCATCAGTTGGTGCCGTTGCCCATGGCTGACCAGGAAGGACTCACGCTGTCGGCCGATGTGGTGACTGATACCAACCGAGTGGCCCTTGGTATTATTGGTACGAATAAACCCGCAAAAGATTCGGTTTACATTGTCATTCAACAGCAGGGGCGACTGGTCGACCAGCGGAAAATTCTGCTCGAAAATGGGATGGCGCGGGTAAGCCTGCCGACGGCTGCACTGCCTGCGGGGCTCAACCAGATCACGCTTTACGACGCCACAGCTCGCCCGCAAGCCGAACGGCTGGTGTTTATCCCCGAACGAGTGCCTCCTGTGCGGGTGATACTTGGCTTGAATAAAGCCCACTACCAACCGCGGGAGCAGGCGATTCTGAGCGTTAACTTAAATGATGACGGACTGCCTGTGGTAGCGGCTCTATCGGCGTCTATCACCGATGTGGGGCAGGTCCCTTCCGACACGGCTTCGGCTACGATTCATACACACCTTCTGCTAACAGGTGAACTGCGGGGCCGGGTGGAGCAACCCAATCAATACGTTCAGACAAATTCACTGGAAACCCGCCGGGCGTTGGATGACCTGCTCTTAACCCAGGGCTGGCGACGGGTGAGCGGTACGCCGGATACCGAATTGCTCGGTGGCGTATCGCTGATGGGCCGGGTACTGAATGCGAAAAATCAACCGATAGCTGGAGCTCAGGTCATGGTGGCGTCTACCGCATCCGGGCAGTCGTTTGTCCGGTCGGCCGGAGCCGACGAGCGGGGACGGTTTCGGCTGGCGGGTTTTGCCATTGCCGACACGCTTAAACTAATGACTCAGATTACGGATCGGCAATTGAAGGACATTTCAGCGAAAGAGGCCCACCTGGTGCTCGAAGGGCCAGAAACCTCCTGGGAGCCCGATACGATTCGTGCTCTTCCTGATTGGGTTACCCTGCGTGCTCAACTGGATGCAGCCCGAATCCGTCAGGAAAGTGATGCAGACCTGTACCGCGACAAAACCGCTAAACTGTTAAAAGAAGTGACCGTACGGGCAAGAAAGCCGAACGAACGCCCGGATTATGTGGAGCGGATGAGCCTGCACAGCAATGCTGATGCCACGCTCGTGTTCGATGATAAATCACCCCGCTATACAAACCTATATGAGATGATTCGGGGTAAGGTAGCGGGTGTTTCGGTAAATCAGAATCAGTCAGGTGGGTATCAGGTAATTATTCGGGGTGTGGGTAGCTTGGTTAGCAGTCCGCAGCCGTTGTTTCTGATGGATGGCATGTCGATACAGGACAATGACGGGACCGCTCTATTGTCCTTCAGTCCCGGTGATATTGATCGGATCGAGGTCCTGAAAAACGGAACCACGGCGGGTACCTACGGTATTCGCGGGGGTAATGGGGTTATTGCTTTTTACTCAAAACGGTTCCGGCCTGGTCAGGAGAAAAAGGAAGAAAGAGCAGGGATGAGGCCCATACAGGTTATTGGTTATCCATCGGTTCAGCGGGAGTTTTATGTGCCCCGTTATGAAGCCACAGCCGAAGCACCATCGGGGCACATTGATCGTCGGGATGTATTATACTGGAAGCCGCAGCTACAAACCGATAGCCAGGGGCACAGCCAGCTGATGTTTCCGTTGTCGGATGTTGTCCGAACAATACGGGTCGTTGTGCAGGGTATCACGGCTGATGGGCGACCTGTGGTTGGGGCCGCTTTACTTCATGTTCAATAA
- a CDS encoding putative quinol monooxygenase, producing the protein MLIRIVRMTFQEDKLADFHAIFDRSKQRIRNFPGNRQLDLLRDPNQPNVRITYSLWESADALEAYRQSELFRTTWAATKVLFAERAVAFSAEKLEAVSA; encoded by the coding sequence ATGCTTATCCGTATTGTTCGCATGACGTTTCAGGAAGATAAACTTGCTGACTTTCATGCCATTTTTGATCGCTCCAAACAGCGTATTCGCAATTTTCCCGGCAATCGCCAGCTTGACTTACTGCGTGACCCCAACCAGCCTAACGTTCGAATAACCTACAGCCTGTGGGAGTCAGCCGACGCACTGGAAGCCTATCGCCAGAGCGAGTTGTTTCGTACGACCTGGGCCGCGACGAAGGTTCTTTTTGCCGAACGGGCTGTGGCTTTCTCCGCCGAAAAACTGGAAGCCGTAAGTGCTTGA